A segment of the Symmachiella macrocystis genome:
CAGTTTTCCCGAATTGGCCGAAGACCCGGAAATCAAACAGATCACGTTTCGGCAACCGGCGATTCGTGTGGGAATTTTGGGGACCGCCGACGACTCACCTGATGCGGCTTTAAAACTGCGTGAGGTGACCGAACAGGTCCGCCGCGACTTGTTGCAACTCCCCTCGGTGTCGCAAGCGAATATCATTGGCGGCAAGGATTATCAGATCGACATCGAAATCTCGGAAACGGCGCTACGCAAGCATGGCTTGTCGCTGGGGCAGGTTGCCGAAATCGTGAGACGGCAAAACCTGGAATTGCCCGGCGGTAGCATCAAAACCGATTCTCAAGAGGTCTTGCTGCGTGGCAAGAACAAGCAGACCATCGGCGAGGATATCGCGAAGATCCCGCTCGTTACGCAGTCGGGCGGAGTAGTGCTCACCATCGACGATCTGGGCAATGTGCAGGATGAATTCGCCGATATGACTGCCGAGACAGTCATCAATGGACGGCCCGGTTTGCTGATTTCCGTCGACCGCACCGCTAGTGAAGATTTGCTGGCCATTGTCAATGAAGTCAAGGAATACACAGCCCGCCAAGAGGTCCCCGCCGGGTATGAATTGCAAACTTGGCGCGATCGATCGGTGGACGTGCGCGATCGTATGGACTTGTTGACCCGCAACGGTCTGCAAGGATTAGCGCTGGTCTTTTTGGTGTTGGCCCTGTTTTTGGAATTGCGACTAGCGTTTTGGGTCGCGCTGGGCATTCCCATTGCCATCCTGGGGGCCAGCGCGGTGTTGTTATTTACCGGACATACGCTCAACATGCTGACGATGTTCGCATTTCTGTTGGCGTTGGGGATCGTGGTTGACGATGCCATCGTGATCGGTGAAAATATCTATGCGCATCGCCAACTGGGCAAGCCGCTGCTGCAAGCGGCCATTGACGGAACAGCCGAGGTGGTCCCCGCGGTGGTCGCCTCGGTCGCCACCACGATCATTGCCTTTTTGCCGCTGATGTATGTCTCAGGGGTGATGGGCAAATTCATTGCCGTGATGCCGGTTGCCGTAATTGCCATGTTGGTCATCTCGCTGGTGGAGAGCAGTTTTGTGCTGCCTTGCCACTTGGCGCACAAACGGGGCATGTTTTTGATGGTGGTCGAATGGCTGCTCTATCCGTTTCGTCCCTTGGCCATCATTTTTGGCTGGATGAACCGGTACTGCATTCGGCTCTTGGATTGGATCATTAAGCGTGTGTATGTGCCGACTTTGCGCAAGTCGGTCAATAATCCGGCCATTGTCATCAGTGGGGCGATTGCGTTGATGATGATTTGCTTCGGCCTCATTGCCGGCGGGATCGCTCCTTGGAGCATTTTTCCCAAATTGGACAGCAACACCATCATCGCCAAGGTGGTCTATCCCGACGGAACGCCGAGTTCGATCACCGACGAAGCGACCCAACGGATGGAGGAGGCCATCGTAAAAATTAACCAGAAGTATGCCGACCAGGGTATGAATTTGGTCGACCTAACGCGGCGAACGGTGGGGAGTGTCAGTACAGATGGTCCAATCGGCGCGGGAGGGCAATCCACCGGCAGCAACGTAGGTGAAGTCACAATCGAACTCGTGCCGCCCGAACAGCGATCGATTGTCAGCTTGGATATTGTCAAAGAGTGGCGGGAAGGATGTGGAGAATTTCCCGGCGCGCAAAGCGTGTCGTTCCGTAGCCCGAGCATGGGGCCTGAAGGCTTGCCGATCGAATTTCGACTGCTGGCGGATGAGTCCCACTTCGGCTCGCTGGAGGCTGCTGTCGAAGAATGTAAAACACAATTGCGCAAATATCCCGGTGTCGCCGACGTGGCTGACGACTCGACGCCGGGGAAATGGGAATTTCAGATTAAGGTCAAGGAGGATGCGCAAGCCATGGGCGTGACGGTTGGCGATTTGGCCGAAACCGTCCGCAATTCCTATTACGGGGCCGAAGTCATGAGGCTACAGCGGGGGCGGCATGAAGTGAAACTCATGGTCCGTTATCCCACCGAGGAACGTCGATCGCTGACGAATTTCAACGACATTCGCGTCCGTACGGATGACGGCACCGAACGGCCATTGACGGAATTGGCCGACATCACCGTCGCCCGCAGCTATGGCGAAATCAACCGCATCGATCAAATGCGGTCCATCACCGTCACAGCTGACATGGATGAGCAATTGGGAAATACGTCACAAACGATGGCGGCGCTGCGTAGCGACTATATGCCGGAACTGTTGGCCAAATATCCCGGTGTTTATGCCCGCTATGAAGGGGAAGCCGAGCAAACGCAAGATTCGGTCACCAGCATGATGCAAGGCTTTGTCGTCGCCGTGCTGGGCATGTTTGTTTTGTTAACCGTCCAGTTCCGTTCCTATCTGCAGCCGTTGTTGATTCTGGCGATCATCCCCTTCGGTATGATTGGTGCCGTGATCGGACATGCGTTCATGGGTTTACCGATCTCGCTGTTTAGCCTGTTTGGTCTTGTGGCGTTGACGGGTGTGGTGGTGAACGACTCCATCGTTTTGGTCGATTTTATTAATAGCCGCTTGGGGGATGGGTTGCCGCTGAAGGCGGCGCTTTTGGAAGCCGGGGAACGACGTTTTCGTCCTGTGTTGTTGACATCAGTTACCACGGTGGCCGGACTGGCGCCGATGTTGGCTGAAACGTCGTTCCAGGCACAGATCTTAATTCCCATGGCGGTCAGTCTATGCTTTGGTTTGATGTTGGCCACCGTGTTGGTTTTGTACCTCGTGCCGGTGTTTTATCTGGTGTATTACAAGACCACCATGTGGTTCGAATCGATCATGCAGCACGATGACGGACTCGACGATGCACCCGCGCCGGAACCGGAGTCCCCGCTCCGCAAACCGAACTTCGTGAATGGAAACCAAGAGAGCTGGCCAGCGGGGGACGAGAAACCCCAAGTCCCCGATGAACCGGCCGTTGTCAAATAGACGGCCCCGCATGACTTTAGCTGAGCAATGCCAGCGGCCGTTCGCCTGGGTTTCGGCGACCCGCGACGGGCGGTATATTGGAAGGATCGATCGTCTTATAGATCCTCCCCTGCGAAAAGGTGCACTCCATGCTGCGCAATTTCCTGATACCCGCCCTCCTGATTCTTTGTGTGTCGCCGTTGTCCGCTGCTGATTGGACACAGTTTCGCGGCAATGCCGCACGCGACGGTTACACGACCGACAGCCTGCCGGCGGAACTCGCGTTGGCTTGGGTGCATCACCCGGCACATCCTCCGCAAACGGCTTGGCCGCGCGATGACCGCATGCTGTTCGACCGCGCGTTTCACGTCGTGGCCGCGGGGGACACCGTTTTTTACGGCAGTTCCGCCGACGGCCAAATTCACGCGCTCGACGCCGCCACGGGGCAAGAAAAATGGACGTTTTATACCGACGGCCCTGTGCGGTTCGCACCGGTGGTCTGGCGGGATCAAGTTTATGCCGTGAGCGACGACGGATACTTGTACTGCCTGTCCGCCGCAGACGGGTCGTTGATCCGTAAATGGCGCGGTGGTCCTGAGGATGACATGGTGTTAGGCAACGGCACGTTGACGTCGCGTTGGCCGGCGCGGGGGGGACCGGTCATTCTGGAGGACACGCTGTATTACGCGGCCGGGATTTGGCAGTCGGAAAAAGTCTTCCTGCACGCACTGGATTTAGCGACCGGTGAAAGTGTCTGGACCAACGGCGAATCGGGCCAGATCGAGATGCCGCAACCGCACGGCGGTGCCAATGCCAACAGCGGCATCTCCGCACAAGGTTATGTGGTTGCTGCAGGTGATCAATTATTTGTCCCCACGGGCCGCGCGGTTCCGGCGGCGTTTCAACGGACCGACGGTGCCTTTCAATATTATCATCTGCAAAAAAACGGACACACCGGCGGCACCTCGACGATGGCCGCTGGACCGTTTTTCTATAACGGCGGACTGGCGTTTGTGGCGAGCGATGGTGTTGCCTCCGACAAGCTAGGCGCCGGTACCGTGGCTGCGTTCCCCGAAGGGCTGCTCCATGCCGATGGCCACACGCTGCGGGCGCTCAAGCCGGTAGAAACCACCGAACCGGATCGTCGCGGTAAACCGCAAACGAAAATGACGCACAAAGAATTGTGGAAGGCGGAGAAGATTCCCGGCGGGACGTCATTGATCGTTGCCGGTGAGACCATTGTTTCCGGTGCCAGTGACAGCGTCGCCACCTTTGGACTCACGGACCGAGAACAACAATGGACGGCGCAGGTCGACGGCAA
Coding sequences within it:
- a CDS encoding efflux RND transporter permease subunit, producing MKSIIRWAVSNSPAMNTLMIGVLLMGSASLFMMRREVFPEFEMEVILITVPYPGASPDEVEEGICQKIEESVHSITGIKKKTAVARESFGYLILELESNIPDVQKTLAEVRSEIDRIPSFPELAEDPEIKQITFRQPAIRVGILGTADDSPDAALKLREVTEQVRRDLLQLPSVSQANIIGGKDYQIDIEISETALRKHGLSLGQVAEIVRRQNLELPGGSIKTDSQEVLLRGKNKQTIGEDIAKIPLVTQSGGVVLTIDDLGNVQDEFADMTAETVINGRPGLLISVDRTASEDLLAIVNEVKEYTARQEVPAGYELQTWRDRSVDVRDRMDLLTRNGLQGLALVFLVLALFLELRLAFWVALGIPIAILGASAVLLFTGHTLNMLTMFAFLLALGIVVDDAIVIGENIYAHRQLGKPLLQAAIDGTAEVVPAVVASVATTIIAFLPLMYVSGVMGKFIAVMPVAVIAMLVISLVESSFVLPCHLAHKRGMFLMVVEWLLYPFRPLAIIFGWMNRYCIRLLDWIIKRVYVPTLRKSVNNPAIVISGAIALMMICFGLIAGGIAPWSIFPKLDSNTIIAKVVYPDGTPSSITDEATQRMEEAIVKINQKYADQGMNLVDLTRRTVGSVSTDGPIGAGGQSTGSNVGEVTIELVPPEQRSIVSLDIVKEWREGCGEFPGAQSVSFRSPSMGPEGLPIEFRLLADESHFGSLEAAVEECKTQLRKYPGVADVADDSTPGKWEFQIKVKEDAQAMGVTVGDLAETVRNSYYGAEVMRLQRGRHEVKLMVRYPTEERRSLTNFNDIRVRTDDGTERPLTELADITVARSYGEINRIDQMRSITVTADMDEQLGNTSQTMAALRSDYMPELLAKYPGVYARYEGEAEQTQDSVTSMMQGFVVAVLGMFVLLTVQFRSYLQPLLILAIIPFGMIGAVIGHAFMGLPISLFSLFGLVALTGVVVNDSIVLVDFINSRLGDGLPLKAALLEAGERRFRPVLLTSVTTVAGLAPMLAETSFQAQILIPMAVSLCFGLMLATVLVLYLVPVFYLVYYKTTMWFESIMQHDDGLDDAPAPEPESPLRKPNFVNGNQESWPAGDEKPQVPDEPAVVK